In a single window of the Gammaproteobacteria bacterium genome:
- a CDS encoding shikimate kinase, whose protein sequence is MGAGKALLSEALAKKLGWQFIDANPSLERYIGRNLHEILGRQGEEALHQCEAEIISHYKGKEQVVVLMEEAVIATEQNRKLLSSEFVVYLKVTTPMQIERMQVNLSNRPPVLPIADLKAFLDKQHLERDNFYEEVATLTVESISVEEGVNTIIKAVEKF, encoded by the coding sequence ATGGGGGCAGGCAAGGCATTGCTGAGTGAAGCCCTAGCTAAAAAACTGGGATGGCAGTTTATTGATGCCAATCCTAGTTTAGAACGGTATATTGGGCGAAATTTGCATGAAATTTTGGGAAGACAGGGTGAAGAAGCTCTTCATCAATGTGAGGCCGAAATCATATCTCATTATAAGGGTAAAGAACAGGTTGTTGTCTTGATGGAAGAAGCGGTGATTGCTACTGAACAAAATAGGAAACTGTTATCCTCAGAATTTGTTGTTTATTTGAAAGTGACAACACCTATGCAGATCGAGCGAATGCAAGTCAATCTGAGCAATCGACCTCCAGTTTTACCAATCGCCGATCTCAAAGCTTTTTTAGATAAACAACACCTTGAACGTGATAATTTTTATGAAGAGGTAGCGACACTGACCGTCGAGTCCATTTCTGTTGAAGAAGGTGTGAATACAATAATAAAAGCCGTTGAGAAGTTTTGA
- a CDS encoding IS4 family transposase has product MDKNKTSELVRILGQELKWNKARLTCFSLMILALLAARTISLFKMAVVMDSPVQQSSRYKRLKSFFREFNIDAAVMARLIFKWFGFTEKKLYLTIDRTNWFLGKAKINVFTLGVAYEGIAIPLFWELLPKAGNASAKEHIALMERFVSVFGKECILGVLGDREFASKAFFKWFNKEKIAFYIRIKEGSQANIAGKKWVKAKKIFNHLNPKEKSIYMMKINLWDNTAVFLAGSRSEGGELMIVATNQHPKNAISIYLRRWEIESLFQNLKGRGFNFEQTHITALDRLEKVMTLLALTLCWAHNVSEWRAVKKPIPMNHYHDSQRPQFSYFRYGLDFLQELVDFFEI; this is encoded by the coding sequence ATGGATAAAAATAAAACCAGCGAGTTAGTTCGAATTCTAGGCCAAGAATTAAAATGGAACAAGGCCAGATTAACTTGTTTTAGTTTAATGATATTAGCCTTGCTAGCAGCAAGAACAATAAGCTTGTTCAAAATGGCTGTGGTGATGGACAGTCCAGTGCAGCAATCATCACGCTATAAACGCTTAAAAAGCTTCTTTCGAGAATTTAACATTGATGCAGCGGTAATGGCGCGATTGATATTTAAATGGTTTGGTTTTACTGAGAAAAAGCTTTATTTGACAATAGACAGAACAAATTGGTTTTTAGGTAAAGCGAAGATAAATGTCTTTACGCTAGGCGTAGCTTATGAAGGTATAGCAATTCCTTTATTCTGGGAGTTGTTACCCAAAGCAGGTAATGCATCAGCTAAAGAGCATATTGCTTTAATGGAACGATTTGTATCTGTATTTGGAAAAGAGTGCATTTTAGGGGTTTTAGGAGATAGGGAATTTGCCAGCAAAGCATTTTTTAAATGGTTTAATAAGGAAAAAATTGCTTTTTATATTCGCATCAAGGAAGGCAGCCAAGCAAATATCGCAGGCAAAAAATGGGTAAAAGCTAAAAAAATCTTTAATCATTTAAATCCGAAAGAAAAATCGATTTATATGATGAAAATTAATCTGTGGGATAATACAGCCGTTTTTTTAGCAGGTTCTCGCTCAGAAGGTGGAGAATTGATGATAGTGGCTACTAATCAACATCCCAAAAATGCTATTTCAATTTATCTGCGGCGCTGGGAAATCGAATCTTTATTTCAAAATTTAAAAGGACGGGGTTTTAATTTTGAACAAACTCATATTACTGCGCTGGATCGCTTAGAAAAAGTAATGACTTTGTTAGCGTTGACATTGTGTTGGGCACACAACGTGAGTGAATGGCGAGCTGTGAAAAAACCTATACCCATGAATCATTATCATGATAGCCAGAGACCTCAATTTAGCTATTTTCGATATGGCCTGGATTTTCTGCAAGAGCTTGTTGATTTTTTCGAAATATGA
- a CDS encoding CatB-related O-acetyltransferase: MLTTEMKYLPAKNEDGNLTEWKSTVFLRHFITKDFIKIGDYTYYDTSFTDENPEDFENTNVLYFPTNNSQLIIGKFCCLANKCKFMMSGAQHHLNSFTAYPLFWNFIDNPEVKSYMDIIPDKKYYHKEYDNTVVGNDVWIGYDALIMPGVKIGNGAIVGARAVVTKDVPPYAIVGGNPANIIRTRFDDKTIHRLLEIQWWNWSIEKIMSAYSAIMNADIKALASFQSL, encoded by the coding sequence ATGTTAACAACTGAGATGAAGTATTTGCCTGCGAAAAATGAAGATGGCAATTTAACTGAATGGAAGTCAACAGTATTTTTGAGACATTTCATTACCAAAGATTTTATAAAGATTGGTGATTACACTTATTACGATACAAGTTTTACTGATGAAAATCCTGAAGATTTCGAGAATACAAATGTGTTGTATTTTCCGACAAATAATTCTCAATTAATCATTGGAAAATTTTGTTGTCTAGCCAATAAATGTAAATTCATGATGTCCGGGGCTCAACATCATTTAAATTCTTTTACTGCCTATCCTTTGTTTTGGAATTTTATCGATAATCCCGAAGTTAAAAGCTATATGGATATAATTCCGGACAAAAAATATTACCATAAGGAATATGATAATACAGTAGTGGGTAATGATGTTTGGATAGGTTATGATGCATTAATTATGCCAGGAGTAAAAATCGGGAATGGGGCTATTGTTGGAGCACGTGCTGTAGTGACTAAAGATGTGCCTCCATACGCGATTGTTGGAGGTAATCCAGCTAATATTATCCGAACACGGTTTGACGACAAAACGATTCATCGTTTACTTGAAATCCAATGGTGGAATTGGTCGATAGAAAAAATCATGAGCGCATACAGTGCCATTATGAATGCAGATATAAAAGCGTTGGCATCCTTCCAATCATTATAA